The following proteins are co-located in the Pedobacter frigiditerrae genome:
- a CDS encoding TonB-dependent receptor — protein sequence MTHSFLFYGRLGALLKLKHLLGLTCLALVVQLLFCTAPALSQQNPKKTITGTVQDSLGAVLPGVNIAVENTKLGTQTDANGRFVLDVSTGAVLKVSLVGYIVRTINVTNEASYTIVLKEEATTLANEVVVTALGQRQRKEAVVGSVTTVKVANLKVPSSNLTNALSGQIAGVIGYQRSGQPGQDNSQFFIRGVTTFGYKRDPLILIDNVELTSSDLARLQVDDIESFSILKDASATALYGARGANGVILVSTKSGKEGKAKIGFRLENSASQSAENLQLADPITYMKLFNEASIGRGMDPMFTPNQIINTQATVNKSSGYNQYVYPAVDWLDMLFKKRTSTQRANMNVSGGGGVARYYIAGSYNLDNGVLKQDDRNNNDNNVKFRNYQLRSNINIDLTKTTEMVVRLSGNFSEYNGPVATDGGFSTDLYNIAVHTSPVAFPAYFPADAANQNTQHILFGNRGGTGVNSILDNNPYAAMLRGHKNSSESRMSAQFELNQKLNFFTEGLSFKSIFSTNRYSYFDSQRAYSAFYYNVGSYDKASNTYVLNWLNSSVVNGAPNIAQEYLSYSPGGTNINTFLYGQASLNYDRTFGSHSVSGTLIGTAQQTVYSNASSLQNSLPFRNLGLAGRLTYSYKSRYFVETNFGYNGSERFSEDHRFGFFPTIGAGWIVSNEKFWEGGISKVINRLKLRGSYGIVGNDAIGAQRFFYISDVNLNGGGNYAQFGFNNGSSREGVFINNYENKDVTWETSRQTNLALEATFFKNLNLIAEFYNNYRYDIYMTRANLPTTLGLEAAVGANVGEARSRGMDLTLDYKFKVNDFSFAVRSNLTFAKNKYINYEEPQWAESYRYTTGQPISRNFGYIAERLFVDDKEVLNSPTQIFSTNGKAPKAGDIKYRDLNNDGRIDDADKAYIGYPQSPELVYGFGFSSSYKGFDLSAFFTGQDRMTFFIDPRKVSPFVPSDQQYILGNTQLLKDFADNHWSPENQNLYALYPRLAVNSVDLENNAQTSTWWMRNGRLMRLKSLEVGYTLPVKVSKSIKLSSCRIYFNGLNLITWSPFKMWDPEQGGNGFAYPIQKVFNVGLNVTL from the coding sequence ATGACACACTCATTTTTGTTTTACGGGCGCCTTGGTGCGCTTTTAAAGTTGAAACATTTACTGGGATTAACCTGCTTAGCTTTAGTAGTACAATTGTTATTTTGTACTGCACCTGCTTTAAGCCAACAGAATCCCAAGAAAACTATTACTGGTACAGTGCAAGATAGCCTGGGCGCTGTGCTGCCTGGTGTAAACATTGCCGTAGAAAACACTAAGTTAGGCACCCAGACCGACGCCAATGGACGTTTTGTATTAGATGTTTCTACAGGAGCAGTATTAAAGGTATCATTGGTTGGCTACATTGTAAGGACCATAAATGTTACCAACGAGGCTTCCTATACTATAGTGTTGAAAGAAGAAGCTACCACTTTGGCAAATGAAGTGGTGGTTACCGCATTGGGTCAGAGACAACGAAAAGAAGCAGTTGTAGGTTCAGTTACAACCGTAAAGGTGGCCAACCTCAAAGTTCCCTCAAGTAATTTAACCAATGCACTATCTGGTCAGATTGCCGGTGTGATCGGTTATCAGCGTAGCGGACAGCCTGGGCAGGATAATTCTCAGTTTTTTATTCGAGGGGTAACTACTTTTGGATACAAGAGAGACCCGCTTATTTTGATCGATAATGTGGAATTGACCAGTTCAGACCTAGCAAGGTTGCAGGTAGATGATATCGAGAGTTTTTCTATCCTTAAAGACGCAAGTGCAACTGCATTGTATGGGGCTAGGGGTGCAAATGGAGTAATTTTAGTGAGTACCAAGTCTGGTAAGGAGGGTAAGGCTAAAATAGGTTTCCGATTAGAGAATTCTGCTTCGCAATCTGCAGAAAATCTTCAGCTTGCTGATCCAATTACCTATATGAAACTTTTCAACGAAGCATCTATTGGTAGGGGAATGGATCCTATGTTTACCCCAAACCAAATCATCAATACCCAAGCAACGGTAAATAAAAGTTCGGGTTATAACCAATATGTTTATCCTGCTGTTGATTGGTTAGATATGCTCTTTAAAAAGCGCACAAGTACCCAACGTGCCAATATGAACGTAAGTGGCGGTGGTGGTGTTGCTAGGTATTATATAGCTGGCTCGTATAACCTGGATAATGGGGTGCTTAAGCAAGATGACAGGAATAATAACGATAACAACGTAAAATTTCGCAACTACCAGCTTCGCTCAAACATCAACATTGATTTAACCAAAACCACTGAGATGGTAGTGCGTTTATCGGGAAATTTCAGCGAATATAATGGTCCAGTAGCCACCGATGGGGGATTTTCTACTGATCTATATAATATTGCCGTACATACGAGCCCTGTGGCTTTCCCTGCATATTTCCCTGCTGATGCTGCCAACCAAAATACCCAACATATTCTTTTTGGGAACAGGGGCGGAACAGGCGTAAACAGTATATTGGATAATAACCCATATGCAGCCATGTTACGTGGACACAAAAATTCGTCAGAATCTAGGATGTCTGCACAATTTGAGTTGAACCAAAAATTAAATTTCTTTACCGAGGGACTTTCTTTTAAGTCTATATTTAGCACAAACAGGTATTCTTATTTTGATTCGCAAAGGGCTTATTCTGCATTTTATTATAATGTAGGTTCTTATGATAAGGCTAGCAACACCTATGTGTTAAACTGGTTAAACTCTTCTGTGGTTAATGGTGCGCCAAACATTGCGCAAGAATATTTAAGCTACAGCCCCGGTGGAACCAATATCAATACCTTTTTATATGGTCAAGCTTCATTAAATTACGATAGAACTTTCGGAAGCCACAGCGTGAGTGGTACCTTGATAGGTACAGCCCAACAAACCGTTTATAGTAATGCAAGTTCATTACAAAATTCACTGCCTTTTCGTAATTTGGGTTTAGCAGGAAGGTTGACTTATTCTTACAAGAGTCGCTATTTTGTGGAGACAAATTTTGGGTATAATGGTTCAGAAAGATTTTCTGAAGACCATAGATTTGGATTTTTCCCTACAATTGGTGCTGGATGGATTGTTTCTAACGAAAAATTCTGGGAGGGAGGAATTTCCAAAGTAATTAACCGCCTAAAATTAAGAGGTAGTTATGGTATTGTTGGTAATGATGCCATCGGTGCACAAAGATTTTTTTACATTTCTGATGTTAATCTCAATGGAGGTGGTAACTATGCACAGTTTGGATTTAACAATGGATCAAGTAGAGAAGGGGTATTCATCAATAATTATGAAAATAAGGATGTTACTTGGGAAACCTCAAGACAGACCAATCTAGCATTGGAAGCTACATTTTTTAAGAATCTTAATCTAATCGCAGAGTTTTACAATAATTACAGGTACGATATTTACATGACTAGAGCCAATTTACCTACAACGTTAGGTTTAGAGGCTGCGGTTGGTGCAAATGTAGGTGAGGCACGCTCAAGGGGAATGGACTTAACGCTAGATTATAAATTTAAGGTAAACGATTTCTCTTTTGCAGTAAGATCTAATTTAACTTTTGCTAAAAATAAATACATTAATTACGAAGAACCACAATGGGCAGAATCATACCGTTATACTACAGGGCAACCTATTAGCAGAAACTTTGGTTACATTGCAGAGCGTTTATTTGTTGATGATAAAGAGGTGTTGAACTCACCAACTCAAATTTTTTCTACGAATGGAAAGGCACCAAAAGCAGGCGACATCAAGTACCGAGATTTAAATAATGATGGTAGAATAGATGATGCAGACAAGGCATATATTGGATACCCGCAATCGCCAGAATTAGTTTACGGTTTTGGTTTCAGCTCCTCATATAAAGGTTTCGATCTTTCTGCCTTTTTTACTGGGCAAGACAGGATGACATTCTTTATTGATCCCCGTAAGGTTAGCCCTTTTGTACCAAGTGACCAACAATATATTTTAGGGAATACGCAACTGCTTAAAGATTTTGCAGATAACCACTGGTCTCCAGAAAATCAGAACCTTTATGCATTGTATCCAAGGTTGGCTGTTAATTCGGTTGATTTGGAAAACAATGCACAAACCAGCACTTGGTGGATGAGGAATGGCAGGCTGATGAGATTAAAATCTTTAGAAGTTGGTTATACACTTCCAGTAAAAGTTTCCAAAAGCATTAAGCTTTCTTCATGCCGCATCTATTTCAATGGATTAAATTTAATTACTTGGAGTCCATTTAAAATGTGGGACCCAGAACAAGGCGGAAATGGTTTTGCTTATCCGATACAAAAGGTATTCAATGTTGGTTTAAACGTAACATTATAA
- a CDS encoding GntR family transcriptional regulator, with product MNKTRLFSEIKLLANISSFSKHEQLIQGIINALNQKVIARGDILPSVNEMIRELGFAKETIGKAYKELIARGILESKNRKGYFVATDDTERHLKVCLLIYAFDTFQETFYQNFRNHLGPNVQVDVFFHHNNLTVFESIINSNKGQYGMYVIAPIDSPSAISILEELPMDKFLMVDRYVEMNVPYSYIVQEFKQSSYDAFVKLAPRIKEFSEFVFFFRPNSAEPNDILISFERFIKDHKVNGVIQSEYKSGSIAPDKVYFTIHNLELWEILKDTKVKGLKVGLDLGILSHNDDNVKEIIFDGITTFSVDFAEMGIRAAEFVLTRAPVKHVMENKLILRNSL from the coding sequence ATGAACAAAACCAGACTATTCTCCGAAATAAAACTGTTGGCTAACATTAGTAGCTTTTCAAAGCATGAGCAACTTATTCAGGGAATAATAAATGCATTAAATCAGAAGGTCATTGCAAGGGGAGATATTTTGCCTTCTGTTAATGAGATGATAAGGGAGCTGGGGTTTGCCAAGGAAACCATTGGTAAGGCCTATAAGGAATTAATTGCAAGGGGGATCTTGGAATCTAAGAACAGGAAGGGTTATTTTGTCGCAACAGACGATACCGAGCGGCATCTAAAGGTTTGCCTATTGATCTATGCCTTTGATACCTTCCAGGAAACCTTTTACCAAAATTTCAGGAATCACTTAGGACCCAACGTTCAAGTCGACGTTTTTTTTCACCACAATAACCTTACGGTTTTTGAATCAATCATCAATAGCAATAAAGGCCAGTATGGAATGTATGTGATTGCGCCAATTGATAGTCCATCTGCTATCAGTATTCTGGAAGAGCTTCCCATGGATAAGTTTTTGATGGTTGATAGGTACGTGGAGATGAATGTGCCCTATTCATATATCGTCCAAGAATTCAAGCAGTCTTCTTATGATGCCTTTGTAAAACTTGCACCACGAATCAAGGAGTTTTCGGAGTTCGTGTTTTTCTTTAGGCCCAATTCTGCTGAACCTAATGACATCTTGATTTCCTTTGAGCGTTTCATCAAGGACCATAAAGTTAACGGGGTAATCCAGAGTGAATACAAGAGTGGTAGTATAGCTCCTGATAAGGTTTACTTTACGATCCATAACTTGGAGCTTTGGGAAATTTTGAAGGATACGAAAGTGAAAGGCCTCAAGGTGGGTCTAGACTTGGGCATACTTTCCCATAATGATGACAATGTGAAAGAAATCATATTTGATGGGATTACGACTTTCTCTGTCGATTTTGCCGAAATGGGTATAAGAGCAGCAGAATTTGTATTGACAAGAGCTCCTGTTAAGCACGTCATGGAAAACAAATTGATATTAAGGAACTCACTTTAA
- a CDS encoding DUF5000 domain-containing lipoprotein, whose amino-acid sequence MKNFKNWLFSLAIISAFASFSACEKVESYNEPSSTDMAKPGMVTNIKVDNFNGGAYITYDLPNTANLLYVLARYKINGVTTRETKSSYYSDSIMVDGFAKKQGYDVTLYAVSRAEVKSDPVVVKVNPDTPPYLLLKPTINADPDFGGIKITGLNPLKKNLGIILLGVSDNNGSDVIDQHYGKIETIDYSVRGYAPVAKKIGYYVTDNFGNISDTTYKTVTPFFETILDRTKFFQYRLPSDGVIAYGWDLPYLWDGKTDGNSNGWHTAPGGAMPAIATFGLGISAKLSRFVLWERPDGSEKFAFGHGNPKVFSIWGSNAAAPRDAQLPLSAPVGTIIGDWINMGNYNYPPPPSGLAPVVHTTADNDFVKAGVSFNFPLTNPKVSYIRLSVASTWSSGTFAHAMEMAIYGDPR is encoded by the coding sequence ATGAAAAATTTTAAAAATTGGCTGTTTTCGTTAGCCATAATCTCAGCTTTCGCTAGCTTCAGCGCTTGTGAAAAAGTTGAAAGCTATAACGAGCCATCATCTACAGATATGGCTAAGCCAGGTATGGTAACCAATATTAAAGTAGACAATTTTAATGGGGGTGCCTATATCACTTACGATTTGCCCAACACTGCAAACCTTTTATACGTGTTGGCCCGTTATAAGATAAATGGTGTAACGACAAGAGAAACAAAATCTAGTTACTATTCTGATAGTATTATGGTTGATGGTTTTGCCAAGAAACAAGGTTACGATGTTACTTTGTATGCAGTTAGCAGGGCAGAGGTTAAATCGGATCCTGTAGTGGTAAAGGTTAATCCAGATACCCCGCCGTATTTACTATTAAAACCAACAATTAATGCCGATCCAGATTTTGGTGGGATAAAAATAACAGGCTTAAACCCCTTAAAAAAGAATCTGGGGATAATTCTATTAGGTGTAAGCGATAATAATGGCTCTGATGTTATTGATCAGCATTATGGTAAGATAGAAACCATAGATTACTCGGTGAGAGGTTACGCACCTGTTGCAAAAAAAATTGGCTATTATGTAACTGATAATTTTGGCAATATTTCTGATACGACCTATAAAACCGTTACTCCATTTTTTGAAACTATACTGGATAGGACTAAATTTTTCCAATACAGACTTCCTAGTGATGGGGTAATTGCCTATGGATGGGACTTGCCTTATTTATGGGATGGAAAAACAGACGGAAATTCTAATGGATGGCACACTGCACCTGGTGGGGCAATGCCAGCAATTGCAACTTTTGGTTTGGGCATAAGTGCAAAATTAAGCCGCTTTGTTTTATGGGAAAGACCTGATGGAAGCGAAAAATTTGCATTTGGCCACGGTAATCCAAAGGTATTTTCGATATGGGGCTCAAACGCTGCAGCGCCTAGAGATGCGCAGTTGCCGCTATCAGCACCGGTGGGTACAATTATAGGCGATTGGATAAATATGGGTAACTACAATTATCCTCCTCCTCCTTCAGGATTGGCTCCGGTAGTCCATACAACAGCAGATAATGATTTCGTAAAAGCGGGGGTAAGCTTCAACTTCCCTTTAACCAATCCCAAAGTTAGCTATATCCGCCTATCTGTTGCCAGCACTTGGTCTAGCGGTACTTTTGCCCATGCAATGGAAATGGCGATTTATGGTGATCCGAGGTAA
- a CDS encoding RagB/SusD family nutrient uptake outer membrane protein encodes MKTIKIYFKYSCIIIAIWSFTSCKKYLDVTPDNIGTLDYAFRNRNEAQNYLYSCYAYLQRMNDVASNPGFTTSSELIYSNSLDNFQGFNRTGFNLLRGTQTAANPGLNAWDGSEGSYSLWRSIRICNTMLENIDQPIDLGVAEKKRWIAETKFLKAYYHYVLFKMYGPIPLIKTNLAINSTTDEVRVKRSPVDEVVAYIVSLLDEAAPDLPPSITSQATELGRVTSVIALSVKAEVLATAASPLFNGNPDYTSFKDKEGVSLFPLVYDAQKWEKAATAAKAAINAVETQGVKLYVFNSPSTVGKLSDSIKRQLDVQNAVTEKWELNPEVIWASNPEFNYQGHSTPRLTAKSAVNAFSNPSTFSAPISTQELFYTVNGVPITEDKTWDYAGRHTIKTGDNASRYYIQQGYETIKGHFARETRFYADMAFDGGVWFGNGRNNQDDPANPLYFVSARGSGFAAPSDNIRLNITGYWPKKLVSYTSVYDDGFQSSPFRLPLIRLAGLYLLYAEALNEVNGPTAEVFTYIDKVRQRAGLQGVQASWTNFSKTPNKFSTKDGLRQIIHQERRIELCFEGQSGWDLRRWKELQAVLSSPIQGWSINNADAINYYRPTTQFIPVFGLKDYLWPIKSYDLVVNPNLVQNPYW; translated from the coding sequence ATGAAAACGATAAAAATATATTTCAAATATAGTTGCATCATCATTGCAATTTGGTCTTTTACATCATGTAAAAAGTACCTTGATGTAACACCTGATAATATTGGCACACTTGATTATGCTTTTAGAAATAGAAATGAAGCACAGAATTATCTTTATTCGTGTTATGCCTATTTGCAAAGGATGAATGATGTGGCTTCCAATCCAGGCTTTACAACTTCTTCAGAACTGATTTATTCAAATTCCCTAGATAATTTCCAAGGTTTTAACAGAACGGGTTTCAACTTGTTGAGAGGCACTCAAACTGCAGCAAACCCAGGATTAAATGCTTGGGATGGAAGCGAAGGCAGCTACAGTTTGTGGAGGTCGATTAGGATCTGTAATACAATGCTCGAGAACATAGATCAGCCTATTGATCTGGGGGTTGCAGAAAAAAAACGATGGATAGCAGAAACCAAATTCTTGAAAGCTTATTATCACTATGTGCTATTTAAGATGTATGGCCCAATACCGTTAATTAAAACAAATTTGGCCATTAACAGTACTACAGACGAAGTGCGTGTAAAAAGATCACCCGTTGATGAGGTTGTGGCATACATCGTTTCATTATTGGATGAAGCTGCTCCTGATTTACCACCAAGCATTACAAGTCAGGCCACAGAATTAGGGAGGGTAACCAGTGTAATTGCACTTTCTGTAAAAGCCGAGGTGTTAGCAACTGCTGCAAGTCCACTTTTTAATGGTAACCCAGACTATACGAGTTTTAAAGACAAGGAAGGAGTTAGTTTATTTCCGCTGGTATATGATGCGCAAAAGTGGGAAAAGGCAGCTACAGCAGCCAAAGCGGCCATAAATGCAGTAGAAACACAAGGTGTGAAACTGTATGTTTTTAATTCGCCATCAACAGTAGGTAAACTATCCGATTCGATAAAACGACAACTGGATGTACAAAATGCAGTGACAGAAAAATGGGAATTAAATCCAGAGGTAATTTGGGCTTCAAATCCCGAGTTTAATTATCAAGGACATTCTACTCCAAGGCTAACTGCAAAATCTGCTGTTAATGCTTTTTCAAATCCTTCTACATTTTCTGCTCCTATAAGTACGCAAGAATTATTTTACACGGTAAATGGAGTGCCAATAACTGAAGATAAAACTTGGGATTATGCAGGCAGGCATACGATTAAAACTGGAGATAATGCGAGCCGTTATTACATACAGCAAGGTTATGAAACCATAAAAGGACATTTTGCCCGCGAAACCAGATTTTATGCCGATATGGCTTTTGATGGTGGCGTATGGTTCGGAAATGGAAGAAATAACCAAGACGATCCTGCCAACCCGCTGTACTTTGTTTCTGCAAGGGGAAGTGGTTTTGCGGCACCGAGTGATAATATAAGATTGAACATCACTGGTTATTGGCCTAAAAAATTGGTAAGCTATACCTCGGTTTATGATGATGGTTTCCAATCTTCTCCATTTCGCCTGCCATTGATTAGGTTAGCTGGTTTATATTTACTCTATGCAGAGGCCCTAAATGAAGTAAATGGACCAACTGCAGAGGTGTTTACCTATATTGATAAGGTTAGGCAAAGGGCTGGTTTGCAAGGCGTTCAAGCCTCGTGGACAAACTTCTCTAAAACCCCCAATAAATTTAGTACCAAAGATGGCTTAAGACAGATTATCCATCAAGAAAGAAGGATTGAATTGTGTTTTGAAGGACAGAGTGGTTGGGATTTACGTAGGTGGAAAGAACTACAGGCAGTTTTAAGCAGCCCCATACAAGGTTGGAGCATCAATAATGCTGACGCCATTAACTATTACCGCCCAACTACACAGTTTATTCCAGTATTTGGATTAAAAGATTACTTGTGGCCAATCAAGAGCTATGATTTGGTAGTTAATCCAAACTTGGTTCAAAATCCCTATTGGTAA
- a CDS encoding solute:sodium symporter family transporter, producing the protein MGKTAFISFVIFTVIAAIISFFNSRKGQNKTTTGFFLGNRSNGFIIIGASLFFSNISANQFIGENESVYINNMSVIGWGLSSVLAMVIVSEFFIPIYLKTGIRTIPDFLEKRYDKDTKTLVSVVFLFSYIVNLLPTVLYGGAVAFGGLLNLSGNLHISYWGSIWILVWVMGLIGSLYTILGGLKTITMSDTVLSAGMLVLMVAIPYFGLRYLGHDDFLTGLSTVLSSKKEHLNAVGSKQDAIPFATLFTGMIIINLYYWGMEQYIVQQVLAGKSLKDSQKGIALAGFAKLLCPLLINVPGLIAVHLYPSLTNTTEVFPLLVKDVLPPILTGLAACMLFGAAITTFNAGLNSSSTLFTLNLYKPFVEKRKNIVLSERSLLRTGKLFQISISLFAMLFAPFIIFSQGGFYEYLQKISAIFSLPIFTIIFLGFFTKKMPPSAAKIGILFFISCYILSQFVFKFNIHYLHCLALIFLLTSFLMLVIGKFFPLEKEYELKMENMVDIKPWKHRYLYNGFLVVLMILVFVLFSKVGIA; encoded by the coding sequence TTGGGAAAAACGGCATTCATAAGTTTTGTGATATTTACTGTCATAGCTGCTATTATTTCATTCTTCAATTCGCGTAAAGGTCAGAATAAAACTACAACTGGATTTTTCTTGGGAAACAGGTCTAATGGGTTTATCATTATAGGGGCCTCCCTGTTTTTTAGCAACATCAGCGCAAATCAGTTTATTGGCGAAAACGAATCTGTTTATATCAATAACATGTCTGTAATTGGCTGGGGGTTATCTTCAGTGCTGGCAATGGTTATCGTTTCAGAATTTTTTATACCCATTTATTTAAAAACAGGAATCCGCACTATTCCAGATTTTTTGGAGAAAAGATATGACAAGGATACCAAGACCTTGGTTTCAGTGGTGTTTCTTTTCAGTTATATCGTAAATTTACTACCTACGGTACTATATGGCGGTGCGGTAGCCTTTGGTGGGTTGCTCAACCTATCCGGAAATCTCCATATTTCTTATTGGGGAAGCATTTGGATATTGGTTTGGGTAATGGGACTTATTGGTTCTTTGTATACGATATTGGGAGGCTTAAAAACCATCACCATGTCTGATACGGTACTAAGTGCAGGTATGTTGGTGTTAATGGTGGCCATCCCTTATTTTGGGCTCCGTTATTTAGGTCATGACGATTTTTTGACGGGACTTAGCACTGTGCTTTCCTCAAAGAAAGAACACCTCAATGCGGTTGGTTCTAAACAAGATGCGATTCCCTTTGCCACGCTTTTTACAGGAATGATTATCATCAATCTGTATTATTGGGGCATGGAGCAATACATCGTTCAGCAGGTTTTAGCGGGAAAAAGCTTAAAAGACAGCCAAAAGGGAATAGCCCTAGCTGGATTTGCAAAACTGCTTTGTCCATTGTTGATCAATGTACCCGGATTGATAGCGGTGCATCTTTATCCAAGCTTAACCAATACCACTGAGGTTTTTCCGTTACTGGTAAAGGATGTTCTTCCACCAATATTAACCGGCCTTGCAGCTTGCATGCTTTTTGGTGCAGCGATAACTACCTTTAATGCAGGTTTAAATAGTTCAAGTACGCTGTTTACCCTAAACCTATATAAGCCCTTTGTAGAAAAACGAAAAAATATTGTTTTAAGTGAGCGCAGCTTACTCAGAACTGGGAAATTGTTTCAGATTTCAATTTCTTTGTTTGCAATGCTATTTGCCCCCTTTATAATTTTTTCCCAAGGAGGTTTCTATGAGTATCTGCAAAAAATTAGTGCAATATTTAGCCTGCCTATCTTTACAATTATATTTTTGGGGTTTTTTACGAAAAAAATGCCACCATCTGCTGCTAAAATCGGGATTTTATTCTTTATCTCCTGTTATATACTCAGCCAGTTTGTTTTTAAGTTCAACATTCACTACCTACATTGCCTTGCGCTTATTTTTTTATTAACGTCTTTCTTAATGTTAGTAATTGGTAAATTTTTTCCCCTGGAGAAAGAGTATGAACTAAAGATGGAAAACATGGTAGATATTAAACCATGGAAACATAGGTATCTTTATAATGGATTTCTAGTTGTATTAATGATCTTGGTTTTTGTCTTATTCTCTAAAGTTGGAATAGCTTAG
- the rnhA gene encoding ribonuclease HI, translating to MIEIYTDGAASGNPGPGGYGVILRSGAHYKELSGGFRMTTNNRMELLAVIEGLKSIKNPGQDVTVYSDSKYVVDSVEKGWVFGWVKKAFKDKKNKDLWIQYLNLHKLHQVKFIWIKGHNEHPENERCDRLAVAASQNKAALAIDAFFEAERKNA from the coding sequence ATGATAGAGATTTATACAGACGGTGCAGCAAGTGGAAATCCTGGTCCAGGGGGTTACGGTGTAATTTTACGTTCGGGCGCTCATTACAAAGAGTTGAGTGGCGGCTTTAGAATGACCACCAATAACAGAATGGAGCTATTGGCTGTAATCGAAGGGTTAAAGTCTATCAAAAACCCCGGACAGGATGTTACCGTGTACTCAGATTCTAAATATGTAGTAGATTCTGTTGAAAAAGGCTGGGTATTTGGCTGGGTTAAAAAAGCTTTTAAAGACAAAAAGAACAAAGATCTTTGGATCCAATACCTTAATTTACATAAACTACATCAGGTTAAATTCATCTGGATAAAAGGCCATAATGAACATCCAGAAAATGAAAGGTGCGACAGGTTAGCCGTAGCTGCTTCTCAAAACAAAGCTGCCCTAGCCATAGATGCTTTTTTCGAAGCCGAACGCAAAAACGCTTAA
- a CDS encoding DUF4998 domain-containing protein: MKNIYKISGLLLLLVIVIISCTKDDVDFKDYLKNGEIIYPGKVANVTAKPGNLRTALWWNPSPDPSVSRYVIYWNNNLDSVVVSASSHNTSDIIKVTIPNLKEYTYTFTIYSYDAKGNRSIPIAANNVRVFGPLYQSGLLNRPYNATTPYVVNGNGSVQLNFDTPDTINVNTIIRYTSTSGASIDKTLLPTENNITLTDYKAGTDILYKSSYIPGQGSLDIFTVTDFSTFPKIFTYVLCDRSLFREVRLPNDVNTYESGTSISKLWDGSVGPQGYPNIFHSDGGGGMPHVLTFDLGKVYSNLARIEETGRDCCNNPDQFEVWGIADLTNAATTLRANNSGWANESIAKGWTLLKDVVRSDDGKNAITVDLDSQGKPIRYIRIRIKHVTTGDGNYSNMSELRFWNKQ, encoded by the coding sequence ATGAAAAATATATATAAAATTAGTGGGCTGTTATTACTATTGGTCATTGTAATCATAAGTTGTACTAAAGATGATGTTGACTTTAAAGATTATTTAAAGAATGGAGAGATTATTTACCCAGGTAAAGTGGCTAATGTGACAGCCAAACCTGGTAATTTAAGAACCGCTTTATGGTGGAATCCAAGTCCAGACCCAAGTGTAAGTAGATATGTGATTTATTGGAACAACAACTTAGATTCTGTGGTGGTTAGTGCATCCAGTCATAATACCTCAGATATCATTAAAGTAACTATTCCAAACCTTAAGGAATACACCTACACCTTTACCATCTATTCCTATGATGCAAAAGGCAATAGGTCCATTCCAATTGCCGCAAATAACGTAAGGGTATTTGGACCTTTGTATCAATCAGGCCTGCTAAACAGACCTTATAATGCTACGACTCCATACGTGGTAAACGGTAATGGATCTGTGCAATTGAATTTTGATACACCAGACACCATTAACGTGAATACCATTATCAGGTATACCAGTACCAGCGGAGCAAGTATAGATAAAACCCTTTTGCCAACCGAGAACAATATTACACTGACAGATTATAAGGCAGGAACCGATATCCTCTATAAATCTTCTTACATCCCTGGACAAGGTTCTTTAGATATTTTCACGGTAACAGATTTCTCTACCTTCCCGAAAATATTTACTTATGTATTGTGCGACCGTTCGTTGTTTAGAGAAGTTCGTCTGCCTAATGATGTTAATACCTATGAATCGGGAACAAGTATTAGCAAATTATGGGATGGAAGCGTAGGTCCACAGGGCTATCCGAATATTTTTCATAGTGATGGAGGTGGTGGAATGCCACATGTGCTCACCTTTGATTTAGGAAAGGTTTATTCAAACCTGGCTAGAATAGAAGAAACAGGAAGAGATTGTTGTAATAACCCAGATCAGTTTGAGGTATGGGGTATTGCTGATTTAACTAATGCGGCTACTACGCTTAGAGCAAACAATAGTGGTTGGGCAAATGAATCAATAGCTAAAGGATGGACCTTGCTAAAGGATGTTGTGCGCAGTGATGATGGAAAAAATGCAATAACTGTAGACCTAGACAGCCAAGGTAAACCAATACGTTATATCAGGATCAGGATTAAACATGTAACAACTGGCGACGGTAATTACAGCAATATGAGTGAGTTGAGATTTTGGAATAAACAATAA